GCAGGTGGTGGCAGAAGCGGTTCTAGCGCAGGTGGCGCAGGCCGCCGGTCAGATGGCAAACGCCGCGATAGCGCCTCTTCGGGTACCAGCAGACAAGAACGTGCTCCACGTGAACCCAGGCCAGAAGGCAGCGCAGATGCAACTGCTCGTCCGCCTCATGTGGCAGGACAACCCAAACCGCCCCGCACGGAAGGGGAAGCCGTAAAGCGCAAAAAGAAACGGAAGAAACCCGCCGGCCCAAGACCTACCACGGAAGGTACCAGCCAAGCAGTTTCCCAGACTTCTTCGCCTGCCGCTGAGTAATTCCTGCAGTATAGAATAGAAAAGGCTCTCCTGTTTAGCAGGGGAGCCTTTTTCCGTTTTTGGGCTCATTTCTGAAAACGAGGCCGAAAACGGAAAATCAAGATTTTTTTAATTCACCTCTTGGGTTACTTTTTCCCAAAAGTGTCATTAATCTGCAGAAACGCACGCAAATCTATGTCTATGAAAAAGCGGCTTACTTCAGTCTTGCCTTACTTGGTTTGCGTGTTGCTCTTCTCAGGTTGCAGCCAGGAGAACAGCGTGACTTTTGAAGCGCCCTTTCCTAAACCCAACAAAGATTTACGCACTGTTCTGGGGTCAGAATTTAGTCTCAGAAACGGAGAAGACACGATTCATGCAAACGTTATATTTAGTAAAAATCACAACCTGATTCAGGAAAAAGCCACAGGTGACACCATTTTCTATGGAAAGGCTAGCAAATACCGAGGCCTCTATTTTCTTAGCCAACAAATGGATGACTCCTCTTACCACATCTTTGCGGTGCAGGTGAAAGGCACTCTGGTGTTTGGCCTCACCCACAAATGGAATCAACTTGCCTTTGTAAGGGAGAATATTTTGCAGGGAAGTTCACCAAATTTGGTGACCTATCTTTCCACAGACAGCGCTGTGCTGCGTTTAAAGCCAGACAAAAAGGGTCTGCTCAAACTTTATAAAAAAAGCCTTTCGGTCTTGCCCCCAGACACCCTTTTGGCTAAACCCAATAATAACCAGAAAAACGCACCAACTTACCATAAACACCCTCCTGTTTCTACAGATGCAGAAGAATTAGAAATCGCTACTGCCCTCTACCCCAATCCTTTTTCAGACTTTCTCCAGATTGACTTTCCCCAGCGCGCGCAGATTGCTTATGCGCTTTTTGATCTAAATGGGAAAATTGTGCTGCACGGGAATAGCACAGGAGGTTTCAATAGATTAGATACTAAATTATTACCTCCGGGAGTGTATGTGCTTCAAGTAAAGCAGAACCAGAAAATTGAGCGGCTTAAAATTATAAAGCGATAAGCAAATTCCGTTTTAGGGCTCATTTCTGAAAACGAGCCCGAAAACGGAAAATCAAGAGTCCAGCAACAAGCCCACGCCCAGCAGCAGCACAAAGACCAAGGTAGACAAAGCCATCTGTTTCAGGAGCGGATCCAGTTCTGCGGGGGTTTGCCGCCTTTTCACTTCGCGGCCGTTGTAGGCTAGTAGGGGCACCGCCCCCAAAAACAGCCACGGCCAAAAGGTGGCGTTGGTTCTGAGCCAGACAAACATCACCGTGCAGACAATGCCCGATAGCAGCAGCAGCCAATGGTACCTTCGCGCCCGCAGCGCTCCCAAACGCACCGGCACCGACCGCTTCCCGGCTAGTTCATCAGATTTTATGTCTCTAATGTTGTTCACGTTGAGCACCGCCGCTGAGAAAAAGCCCAGGCTGGAGGCTGGCAACAATAGTTCTGAGAAAATGCGTTCGGTTTGCAGGAAATACGTGCCCAACACGCCCACCCATCCGAAGAAAAAGAATACCGAAATATCGCCTAAGCCGGCGTAGCCATAGGGTTTACCGCCGTTAGTATAGCCAATGGCCGCCCAAATGGCCCCAATGCCCAGCAGCAAGAAAAACAGAAACAAGTACAAGCCCGATGTTCCCAGAGCCACCCACAGCAAAGCAATACCCGACACCAGAGAAAAAAGACTGAACACAACAATAGCGGCTTTCATCTGCCCCGGCGAAATCTGCCCGGCCTGCACGGCGCGCTGCGGACCTTCGCGGTGCTGGCTGTCGGCACCGTGTTTGGTGTCGCCGTAGTCGTTGGCCAGGTTGGAGAGAATCTGCAGGAACAGCGTAGTCACCACGCAGAGCAACAGCACCGGCCACCGGGACTGATGATCGGCGGCCGCCAGAAAACCGCCCATGCCAATGCAGGACAAAGCCAACGGCAACGTACGAAGGCGGAACGCAGAAACCCAGGTTCCGGCGCTGGGCCGTTTTTGGGCTCTATTTTCTAAATGCACGCGAAACCAGCTTAGAGGTTGATGTCTTTGAGCAGCTCATCTGAGAGCGGTGCCACTTTAGACGGATAGAACTTTACAAAAGTGCCGTCTTCAGAGATCAGGTATTTGCAGAAGTTCCAGTTGGGCGCCTGTTCGTTCTTGCCGTTCTGTTCTTTACTGGCCAACCACTTGAACAAAGGCTGCGCCTCCGTGCCAGAAACGGGTGCCTTCTGGAACAACGGGAACGTAACCCCGAAGTTCTTCTGGCAAAACGCAGCAATCTGTTGGTCAGAGCCCGGCTCCTGCCCACCAAAATCATTCGCCGGGAAACCCAGCACCGCCACTTTGTGGGCGTATTGCTTCTGGAGTTTTTCCAAATCCTCGTACTGCGGCGTGTACCCGCACTCAGAAGCCACGTTCACAATCAGGATCTTCTTGCCTTTGTATTTGCTCAAAGTTGTCTTCTGCCCGTCATTGGTGACCAACGCAATATCATAGATTGAAGAAGCGGCTGTAGTTGAGGTATTTTCCATAGTAGTAGAATTTGGGGTAGTGTCAGTTACAGTGCCGCCCGGCGATGAACAGGCCAACAGCACAGAACAAGACAAATAGGTTAGAAATTTCTGCATGTTCTAAATAGAGCAATCACGCTTTAAACTGTAGGCGATGAATTTTGTTCAAGCTTAACCAGAAAAAAGAGCGGCCCTTTCGGCACCGCTCCTCTCCTTTTACATTCTGTCTGGAACCGCTATGCCCAAAAGGCCCATCATGCGTTTGATGGTTTTGGCTACCTGCGCCGACAAAGCAATTCTAAAACTCAGCACTTTGGCGTCCTGCTCCTGAAAAATAGGCACCTCGGTGTAGAAACGATTATAGGCCTTTGCTACGTCAAAGGCGTATTGTGCAATGATGCTGGGAGCCAGGTTGCGGGCAGCATCTTGTATAGTGGCCTCGGCGTAGTTCAAGAGCACCAATACTTCGCGCTCGGTTTCCTGCAAAGCAGTTACGCCTTCAAACGCGGCTGCGTCTGAGACAATGCCCAATTCCTTGGCTTTGCGCTGGATGGCTGAGATACGAGCATGTGTGTATTGAATAAACGGACCGGTGTTTCCCTGAAACTCAATAGACTCCTCTGGGTTGAAGAGCATGCGTTTTTTGGGGTCAACCTTGAGTAAGAAATACTTGAGAGCACCCATGGCCAGCGTGTGGTAGAGTTGCTGCGCTTCTTCGGGCGTGAAGCCGTCAATCTTGCCCAGTTCGTCGGTTTTCTGGCGGGCGGTGTCCACCATTTCCTGGGCCAGTTCGTCGGCGTCTACCACGGTGCCCTCGCGGGATTTCATTTTGCCGCTGGGCAAGTCCACCATGCCATACGACAGGTGCATGATGCCATCGGCGTATGGTTTGCCCATTTTCTTGAGGATGACCTTGAGCACCTGGAAATGGTAATTCTGTTCATCAGCCACCACGTACAGAGACTGGTCATAGTGGAAATCCTGGTACTTCAGTTCGGCGGTGCCGAGGTCCTGGGTGATGTACACGGATGTTCCATCAGCACGGAGTACCAGTTTCTCGTCAAGGCCTTCCTCCGTGAGGTCAATCCAAACGGAGCCGTCTGGTTTTTTGTAGAAGACGCCGCTGGCCAGTCCTTCTTCCACGCGGTCTTTGCCTAGTAAATAAGTACCTGATTCGTAATAGAACTTGTCAAAGTCAACGCCTATGTTTTTGTAAGTAGCATTAAAGCCGTCATAGACCCAGTTGTTCATTTTCTCCCAGAGGGCCAGCGTTTCGGCATCGCCTTGCTCCCATTTCTGGAGCATTTCCTGGGTTTCTAGCATCAAAGGCGCCTGCTTCTTGGCCAGTTCTTTGTCGGTGCCCTGGGCCACCAGTTCGTCTATTTGCTGCTTGTAGGCCTTGTCAAAAGCCACGTAATACTTGCCAACCAAATGGTCGCCTTTCAGGCCGGCGCTTTCGGGAGTTTCGCCCAGCCCAAATTTTTCATAGGCGATCATCGACTTGCAGATGTGCACTCCGCGGTCGTTCACCAGGTTGGTTTTCACCACGTCATTTCCGGCGGCTTTCAGAATCTCCGCCACGGAGTAGCCCAGGAAGTTGTTTCTGAGGTGACCCAAGTGCAGCGGCTTGTTGGTGTTGGGTGACGAATATTCCACCACCACTTTCCGTTTTTGGCCTCCGTTTTCCAAATGGGCACCAAACTGACCGCTCACCTGCTCGGCAAAGATTTCCAGCCACACGCTGTCTTTGATTTCCACATTCAGGAAACCCTTGACCACGTTGTACCCGGCCACCTGCGGCGCGTGCTGCACTAAATAATCTCCTAAGGCTTGGCCAATCTGCTCGGGGCCTTTGCCCACGGGTTTGGTGTAGGGGAAGGTGACAAACGTAAACGTGCCGGCAAACTCCTTGCGGGTGGGCTGCAGACTGATTTGGTCAGCGGCCAGTGTGAATTGAAAAGTATTGGCTAATGCCTGGCTCAGCGCCTGGGCAATCTGGGTCTCTAGTTGTTTCATGGTACTATTGGCCAAAAGTTTAAAGGGCTAGGCTTCCTGGTGAAGCCGCTCTACTATGGCTTGGGTGGTATGTTCTAAAATCTCAAATGCGTTTTGCGCCATGATGTTCTCGGCGTCTAGGGTAGGGTTTATTTCCACCATCTCAAAGCAGACCACTTTGGGGCTGCGTACCAAATGGCCGCAGAGTTCTTTGGCCTGGTCCACGTTCAAACCCACTTCCACCGGCGTGCCCGTGCCCTTGGAGAACTTGGAGTCCAGGCTGTCCACGTCAAAAGACACGTAAATAATGTCACAGTCTTTTAGTTTGGCAAGGGCTTCCTGGGCTACCTGCTCCAGGCCTTTGGCAATGACCTCTGGATAGGTGAAGTTCTTGATGTTGTATTTGTCAAACAAAAACACCTCGGGCTTTTCATAGCTGCGGGTCACAATATAGACAATGTGCTGGTGCTTGATCTTGGGTTCCTCGGTGCCTACTTTCTTAAGGGCCTCCCAGAAGAAAATGGTCTCCGGGGCCGGTTCGTTCACCTGACAGTCTTTGTTGTCTTCGGCCAAAGAAGCGGCCAGGGGCATGCCGTGCATGTTGCCAGACGGCGTGGTATAGGGCGAATGAATGTCAGCGTGCGCATCTACCCAAATCACGCCTAACGTTTTGTCTGGATAGGTGGCTTTGATGCCGGCAATGGTGCCGCCTGCGTTAGAATGGTCGCCGGCCAGTACCAGCGGGAACATGCCCAACTCCAGTGTCTGCTCTACGGTGTGGCTGATGCGCTTGTAGGTCTGCAGAATGCTGTCAATGTATTTGGCATGCGGGAACAGGTTCTTTTCAAACATGACATCATTGAGGTTAGGCACCTCTACAGACGTAAACCGCTTGAAATAATCTGACCCTTTGTTCAGGCACGCTATCTTTAAGGCGTCAACCCCAAGACTAGCGCCACGCGTTCCAGCCCCCAGCTCAGATTTAACTTCAATTAGTCTAATTTTTTTCATGCGAAACGGAAACTAGTTTTTGCAAAGATGGTAAAACATACCCAATATTGCACGTTATCTGGTCTTCCAACGCCACTACCCACCCATGGATAAATACACTGATCTTATACACCAAACCTTTGACTTCCCCACGGAGGAATTCACGGTTACCAACAATGAACTCTCTTTCAACGGCATCCCGATGATGGAGTTGGTGAAGCAATACGGCACACCGCTGCGTCTCACCTATCTGCCCAAAATAAGCTCCCAGATTCAGAAGGCGAAAATCCTTTTCAAGGAGTCTATGGAGAAGCTCAATTACCAGGGCACCTATACTTATTGCTACTGCACCAAGTCCAGCCACTTCTCTTTTGTGCTGGAAGAGGCGCTCAAAAACGACATTCATATTGAGACATCTTCATCCTTTGACATGCCCATTATTAAGGCGCTCTACGAAAAAGGGAAAGTCTCCAAAGATATTTTTGTGGTCTGCAACGGCTTCAAACGTGAGCTGTACCGCAGCCACATCACCAGCATGCTCAACGACGGTTTCAAGAACGTAACGCCGGTATTGGATCACTTGGGCGAGATTGAGCACTACGAGCAGCACGTGACCGGCCAGTGCCAACTGGGCATAAGATTAGCTTCTGATGAGGAGCCGAAGTTCCAGTTCTACACCTCGCGCTTGGGCATCAATTACAATGACGTGGTGGGCTTGTACGAGAACAAAATCAAGGATAACCCCAAGTTCAAGCTCAAGATGCTCCATTATTTCATTAATACGGGTATCAAAGACACGTCTTATTACTGGTCAGAACTCAGCCGTTTTGTGCACAAGTATTGTGAGATGAAGAAAATCTGCCCAGACCTGGACACCATTGACATAGGTGGCGGCTTCCCCATCAAGACCTCTATTCAGTTTGACTACAATTACCGGTACATGATTGAGGAGATCCTGCGCACCATCCAACGCATTTGCAAAG
This region of Rufibacter sp. LB8 genomic DNA includes:
- a CDS encoding T9SS type A sorting domain-containing protein, with product MKKRLTSVLPYLVCVLLFSGCSQENSVTFEAPFPKPNKDLRTVLGSEFSLRNGEDTIHANVIFSKNHNLIQEKATGDTIFYGKASKYRGLYFLSQQMDDSSYHIFAVQVKGTLVFGLTHKWNQLAFVRENILQGSSPNLVTYLSTDSAVLRLKPDKKGLLKLYKKSLSVLPPDTLLAKPNNNQKNAPTYHKHPPVSTDAEELEIATALYPNPFSDFLQIDFPQRAQIAYALFDLNGKIVLHGNSTGGFNRLDTKLLPPGVYVLQVKQNQKIERLKIIKR
- a CDS encoding 1,4-dihydroxy-2-naphthoate polyprenyltransferase; its protein translation is MHLENRAQKRPSAGTWVSAFRLRTLPLALSCIGMGGFLAAADHQSRWPVLLLCVVTTLFLQILSNLANDYGDTKHGADSQHREGPQRAVQAGQISPGQMKAAIVVFSLFSLVSGIALLWVALGTSGLYLFLFFLLLGIGAIWAAIGYTNGGKPYGYAGLGDISVFFFFGWVGVLGTYFLQTERIFSELLLPASSLGFFSAAVLNVNNIRDIKSDELAGKRSVPVRLGALRARRYHWLLLLSGIVCTVMFVWLRTNATFWPWLFLGAVPLLAYNGREVKRRQTPAELDPLLKQMALSTLVFVLLLGVGLLLDS
- a CDS encoding glutathione peroxidase; the encoded protein is MQKFLTYLSCSVLLACSSPGGTVTDTTPNSTTMENTSTTAASSIYDIALVTNDGQKTTLSKYKGKKILIVNVASECGYTPQYEDLEKLQKQYAHKVAVLGFPANDFGGQEPGSDQQIAAFCQKNFGVTFPLFQKAPVSGTEAQPLFKWLASKEQNGKNEQAPNWNFCKYLISEDGTFVKFYPSKVAPLSDELLKDINL
- the argS gene encoding arginine--tRNA ligase, producing the protein MKQLETQIAQALSQALANTFQFTLAADQISLQPTRKEFAGTFTFVTFPYTKPVGKGPEQIGQALGDYLVQHAPQVAGYNVVKGFLNVEIKDSVWLEIFAEQVSGQFGAHLENGGQKRKVVVEYSSPNTNKPLHLGHLRNNFLGYSVAEILKAAGNDVVKTNLVNDRGVHICKSMIAYEKFGLGETPESAGLKGDHLVGKYYVAFDKAYKQQIDELVAQGTDKELAKKQAPLMLETQEMLQKWEQGDAETLALWEKMNNWVYDGFNATYKNIGVDFDKFYYESGTYLLGKDRVEEGLASGVFYKKPDGSVWIDLTEEGLDEKLVLRADGTSVYITQDLGTAELKYQDFHYDQSLYVVADEQNYHFQVLKVILKKMGKPYADGIMHLSYGMVDLPSGKMKSREGTVVDADELAQEMVDTARQKTDELGKIDGFTPEEAQQLYHTLAMGALKYFLLKVDPKKRMLFNPEESIEFQGNTGPFIQYTHARISAIQRKAKELGIVSDAAAFEGVTALQETEREVLVLLNYAEATIQDAARNLAPSIIAQYAFDVAKAYNRFYTEVPIFQEQDAKVLSFRIALSAQVAKTIKRMMGLLGIAVPDRM
- a CDS encoding arginase, yielding MKKIRLIEVKSELGAGTRGASLGVDALKIACLNKGSDYFKRFTSVEVPNLNDVMFEKNLFPHAKYIDSILQTYKRISHTVEQTLELGMFPLVLAGDHSNAGGTIAGIKATYPDKTLGVIWVDAHADIHSPYTTPSGNMHGMPLAASLAEDNKDCQVNEPAPETIFFWEALKKVGTEEPKIKHQHIVYIVTRSYEKPEVFLFDKYNIKNFTYPEVIAKGLEQVAQEALAKLKDCDIIYVSFDVDSLDSKFSKGTGTPVEVGLNVDQAKELCGHLVRSPKVVCFEMVEINPTLDAENIMAQNAFEILEHTTQAIVERLHQEA
- a CDS encoding arginine decarboxylase produces the protein MDKYTDLIHQTFDFPTEEFTVTNNELSFNGIPMMELVKQYGTPLRLTYLPKISSQIQKAKILFKESMEKLNYQGTYTYCYCTKSSHFSFVLEEALKNDIHIETSSSFDMPIIKALYEKGKVSKDIFVVCNGFKRELYRSHITSMLNDGFKNVTPVLDHLGEIEHYEQHVTGQCQLGIRLASDEEPKFQFYTSRLGINYNDVVGLYENKIKDNPKFKLKMLHYFINTGIKDTSYYWSELSRFVHKYCEMKKICPDLDTIDIGGGFPIKTSIQFDYNYRYMIEEILRTIQRICKDEGVPEPHIFTEFGIYTVGESGAHIYSILDTKLQNDKELWYMIDGSFITNLPDTWALNQRYILLALNNWNKDYQRLNIGGLTCDSQDYYNSEMHSFQVFLPKVKQDQEEPQYIGFFHTGAYQESLSGYGGIKHCLIPSPKHVIIDREADGTLKSWVFAEEQNVDSMLQILGYKN